From a region of the Salarias fasciatus chromosome 6, fSalaFa1.1, whole genome shotgun sequence genome:
- the LOC115390359 gene encoding cationic trypsin-3-like, which translates to MALLKILLLMLWLGLATSSELHRQRRLVGGSTCRRTERRYHVKLVATNGTHASRCGGSLISPQWILTAAHCWEPGWTMSATVGVHPVPVEQPQVITEHEIFQDQNQNGHDIMLLKLPKRSKIQGVALPNCRNRPTIGASVRMAGYGADRMGPNNEKLSDESSTLQCADLDIVNCTRLQNIMNMYARNPLNFKARAKLYQHWFCVQSPGKDTCPGDSGGGMVSRGKIYGVHSFTGDPSFACTEAAGVMDVCSYMKWIKATIKEPKKSKLNCFTG; encoded by the exons ATGGCTCTTCTCAAAATTCTTCTTCTCATGCTGTGGCTTG GTCTCGCCACGAGCTCGGAGCTGCATCGTCAGAGGAGACTTGTTGGAGGTTCGACCTGTCGACGAACCGAGCGTCGCTACCATGTGAAACTGGTGGCGACAAACGGCACACATGCATCCCGCTGCGGAGGCTCTCTGATCAGTCCCCAGTGGATTCTCACTGCAGCTCACTGCTGGGAACCCGGATG GACCATGTCTGCAACTGTAGGAGTTCATCCGGTTCCAGTAGAGCAGCCTCAAGTCATTACTGAACATGAGATCTTTCAGGATCAAAATCAGAATGGACATGACAtcatgctgctgaagctgccgaAACGGTCCAAGATTCAAGGTGTGGCTCTTCCAAACTGTCGAAATCGGCCCACCAT AGGTGCCTCTGTTCGGATGGCAGGATATGGTGCTGATCGGATGGGCCCAAACAATGAGAAGC TATCTGATGAGTCCAGCACTCTTCAATGTGCCGACCTTGACATTGTGAACTGCACAAGGCTCCAGAACATTATGAACATGTATGCCCGGAACCCTCTGAACTTCAAAGCACGAGCTAAACTGTATCAGCACTGGTTCTGCGTTCAAAGCCCTGGAAAGGATACATGTCCA GGAGACTCTGGTGGAGGTATGGTGTCCCGAGGAAAGATTTATGGAGTCCATTCTTTCACCGGTGATCCTTCGTTCGCCTGCACTGAAGCAGCTGGTGTTATGGACGTTTGCAGTTACATGAAGTGGATCAAGGCAACCATCaaggagccaaaaaaaagtaaattaaactGTTTTACTGGATAA